A window of the Methyloprofundus sp. genome harbors these coding sequences:
- a CDS encoding membrane-bound serine protease (ClpP class), with the protein MKKTDQLRKPKIYQKNLLQKGLFSSRGLLLYILPLPLIPAAIISFMYGDLLRIITNLSACASFLFAASLLRHGLAAEIEYQEKKITQPPKWPLKMFAAIIVALSTFAVTWIAAGNSFFVAIAFGLGALAGMLLHYGTDPHKEKMIAGSHGYTAAEIAQTIDEAETQIFGIEQANKQINNPKFNQRIRIICEHAHEILSMLQEDPGDIRRSRKFLNIYLDGALKVTEGFADMQRKQQSEQLAENFDNVLKTIESVFIEQKQKLLEDDILDLDVQIEVLATQLKNEGVI; encoded by the coding sequence ATGAAAAAAACAGATCAATTAAGAAAGCCTAAAATATATCAAAAAAATTTGCTGCAAAAGGGACTATTTAGTAGTCGTGGCCTGCTTTTATATATTCTGCCATTGCCTTTAATTCCTGCGGCAATTATCTCCTTTATGTATGGAGATTTATTACGCATCATCACTAACCTAAGTGCTTGTGCAAGCTTTCTATTTGCAGCCAGCTTGTTACGCCACGGCTTGGCAGCAGAAATAGAATATCAAGAGAAAAAGATTACCCAGCCACCTAAATGGCCATTAAAAATGTTTGCAGCCATTATTGTTGCTCTATCAACTTTTGCAGTCACTTGGATAGCAGCTGGTAATAGCTTTTTTGTAGCCATTGCTTTTGGCTTAGGCGCTTTAGCGGGTATGTTACTGCACTACGGCACCGATCCACACAAAGAAAAAATGATTGCAGGCAGCCATGGCTATACTGCTGCAGAAATTGCTCAGACTATCGATGAGGCAGAAACACAAATTTTTGGCATCGAACAAGCTAATAAACAAATCAATAATCCGAAATTTAATCAACGTATCCGTATTATTTGTGAACATGCGCATGAAATTCTATCGATGCTGCAAGAGGACCCAGGTGATATTAGACGGTCGCGTAAATTCTTGAACATTTACCTTGATGGTGCGCTTAAAGTGACCGAAGGCTTTGCAGACATGCAAAGAAAACAACAATCCGAACAACTGGCTGAAAACTTTGATAATGTCTTAAAAACCATCGAATCAGTGTTTATCGAACAAAAACAAAAATTACTTGAAGATGATATTCTCGACCTAGATGTGCAAATTGAAGTATTAGCGACCCAATTAAAGAACGAAGGGGTTATTTAA
- a CDS encoding DNA ligase 1, whose product MYLLLTIFSISNIIAAEQTKLMLAKTLTSSIDVNQYWISEKLDGVRARWDGQYLISRGGHQLKAPQWFTANFPKQVLDGELWIARGKYQQTVAIVSKHKPHSGWKKIKFMVFDIPNHSGSFNDRVSAMHSLSTQAHNAYLGIIKQFQLNSQTELMQLLDNITQQGAEGLMLHHKAALYQQGRSNKLLKLKRFTDAEAVVMGYRAGKGQFTGKMGAVRVKTALGKVFYIGSGFSHQQRAHPPAIGSIISFRYQGKTDSGIPRFAVFLRVRDEP is encoded by the coding sequence TTGTATTTACTCCTGACTATTTTCTCTATTTCAAATATCATTGCGGCTGAACAAACTAAACTCATGCTGGCAAAAACACTCACCTCCTCTATTGATGTTAATCAATATTGGATTAGCGAGAAACTTGACGGTGTACGCGCCCGCTGGGACGGGCAATATTTAATTTCCAGAGGTGGCCACCAGCTCAAAGCACCGCAATGGTTTACTGCTAACTTTCCCAAGCAAGTATTAGATGGTGAACTTTGGATAGCGAGAGGTAAATACCAGCAAACCGTGGCAATCGTTAGCAAACATAAACCCCATTCTGGCTGGAAAAAAATTAAGTTTATGGTGTTTGATATACCCAATCATTCTGGATCTTTTAATGATCGAGTGTCTGCAATGCATAGCCTAAGCACCCAAGCTCATAATGCATACCTGGGTATCATTAAGCAATTTCAACTCAATTCCCAAACTGAATTGATGCAACTATTGGACAACATTACTCAACAAGGTGCCGAAGGTCTTATGTTGCACCATAAAGCGGCACTTTATCAACAAGGTAGAAGTAATAAGCTGTTAAAATTAAAAAGATTTACTGATGCCGAAGCGGTTGTCATGGGTTATCGTGCGGGTAAAGGTCAATTCACTGGCAAGATGGGAGCAGTACGAGTAAAAACCGCATTAGGAAAAGTTTTTTATATTGGTAGTGGCTTTAGCCATCAACAAAGAGCGCACCCACCTGCTATTGGCAGCATCATCAGTTTTCGCTATCAAGGCAAAACGGATAGTGGTATCCCTCGATTTGCTGTTTTTTTAAGAGTACGCGATGAACCTTAG